From the genome of Mycoplasmopsis bovis PG45:
TTTTACTAAGCTCAATGGCTGGATTTTTTATTTTTGCTATAGCTGCATCTAATATTTCGTTTAAATTATGCGGTGGCATTTCAGTTGCAAAACCAGAAGCAATGCCGGTTGAGCCATTAATTAACAAATTAGGAATAAGAACCGGCATAACAACTGGCTCTTTTTCTGAATCGTCAAAATTAGGTGCAAACTTAACAGTATTTTTCTTAATGTCGCCAATAACATAATCGGCTATTTCAGAAAGTCTAGCTTCAGTATAACGCATTGCTGCAGCAGGATCATCATCAATAGAGCCTACATTACCATGCATTTCTACTAATGTATGCCCCATTTTTCACTCTTGCCCCATCCTAACCATTGCGTCATAAATAGAACTATCACCATGCGGGTGATATTTACCAATAACATCACCGACAACACGAGCTGATTTCTTAAATGGCTTATTGTGTTGCAATCCTAAATCATACATTGAGTAAAGAATTCTTCTTTGTACAGGCTTAAGTCCGTCTCTAACATCAGGAAGCGCTCTTTGCTGAATAACATATTTTGAGTACCTGCTGAATCTGTCAGCTACTACAGTATCAAGGTTTTCTTGAACAATTTTTGATAACAAATCGTTTAACTGTTGCTCTTTTTTCTTATTCATAATTTACCTAAAACTATATTTCAAAGTCATCTTCCATTGTGAAATTGACATTTTTGTTAATTCATTCTTTTCTAGAATCAACATTATCGCCCATTAGTGTTGAAACTCTTCTTTCAGCTAAAGCAGCATCTTGAATCCTTACTTGAATTAATGTTCTAGTTTTAGGATTCATAGTTGTTTCTCATAATTGATCAGCATTCATTTCGCCTAAGCCTTTGTATCTCTGAACTTCAGCACCTTTCATTTTGCTCTGCAAAAGTTCTTTCAATTCATCTTCATCTCAAGCATATAAAATTTTCTTTTGTGCCTTGTTTATAGACAATTTAAATAGCGGAGGAAGCGCAATATACACTTTGCCTTCTTCAATTAACTTACGCATATGTCTAAAGAAAAATGTTAAAAGCAATATTTGAATATGTGCGCCATCAGTGTCAGCATCAGTCATAATTATAACTTTATCATACTGAATTTTGTTGATATCAAAATCAACACCAATTCCAGCGCCTATTGCATTAATTATTGTGTTTATTTCTTCATTTTTTAATATGTCAATTAATCTAGCTTTTTCAGTATTTATAACTTTACCTCTAAGGGGTAAAATTGCTTGAAATTTTCTATCTCTGCCTGATTTAGCTGAACCACCAGCTGAATCTCCTTCAACTAAAAATAATTCTTTTTCTTTTACATTTTTAGTCTGTGCTGGCGTAAGTTTTCCACTTAAAATTTGTCTTTCTTTAAGAGCACTTTTGGTTTTTCTAGCTTCTAATCTAGCCTTTCTAGCTGATTCACGAGAATCTGATGCTCTTTTAATTTTGTCTAAGATTTTTTTAGCAATTTGTTTATTTTCAGTTATTCAAGTTTTTAAATTTTTACTTACTGCTTCTTCTACTGCACTTTTAGCTTCAGGAGTACCTAACTTATCTTTAGTTTGGCTAACAAACTCTAAGAATTTTTCAGGTATTTTAACTGATAATACTACTGTTAAGCCCTCTCTGACATCTTCTCCATCAAATGTATTTTTACCTTTTAATACTTTTTCATCTAAAGCAAAATCGTTAAATGTCTTAGTAATGGCTGACTTAAGTCCAATTTCATGAGTGCCGCCATCTCTGGTTTTTACATTATTTACAAATGAAAGTATTGTTTCATTAAAGCCATCTGTATACTGAAAACCACATTCAATTTCTATTTCATTAACTACTGTTTTAAATGAATAAACATTAAATAGTGCAGTCTTAGAATCATTAATAAACTCAACAAAAGCTTTGATACCATTTGAATATTTAAATTCTTCACTTTTGCCACTTTGTTCATCAAGTAGTTTAATAGATAAATTGCTTATTAAAAAACTGCTCTCTCTTAGTCTTTCTGCTATGGTTTCAAAATTAAATTTGGCTTTTTTAAATATTTCGTAATTAGGTCAAAACTGAATTAGAGTTCCTCTTTTGTTTGTCGAGCCAATAATATGTGTTTTTTGAACAATATTATCTCCGTTTTCAAAAATAGTTTCATATATATGTTTATCCCTATAAACAAGGCATTTTAGTTTATTACTTAAAGCATTAACAACTGAAGAACCAACGCCATGGAGACCACCAGATGTTTTATATGCTCCTTCATTAAATTTTCCACCCGCATGAAGCTCAGTAAAAACTAACTCCACAGCACTTTTGCCGCTAGGAGTTTTGCCAACAGGAATTCCTCTACCATTATCAGAAACAACAACAGAGCCATCATTTTTTAAGATTACCGCAATTTCATTTGCTTCGCCCGCTAAAGCTTCGTCAATTGAGTTATCTACAATTTCTCAAATTAAATGATGTAAACCATTAACATCTGTTGAGCCTATATACATTCCTGGTCTTTTTCTAACTGCTTCTAGACCTTTTAGTTGTTGAATACTACTTGCATCGTAATTAGAATTACTCATATAATAGATTATATATTAATATGAAATGTTGCAATTTATTAGTCATAATTTAAACTGAACACCTTGTGTTTTAATACTATAAAACAGACCTAAAAGAAAAAATAAAAATGTAAACTAATTGCTTACATTTTCAGGAGTTATAAATACATTATCTATAACAGATGAAACTATTCAATATATTTTTTGGTGTATGGTTTGGATAGTTACTCAACTTTTCATTTTTTCTTCATTAAGCTCTTCTCTATCATACTTAAACTTGCCACCTGTGTTTTTTTCAAATAAGTCAAATAATATATCTTTCATTCTTTTGACATATTCTCTGTCGTAAACTTTTATTCTATAACTAGGATTCATATTGAATTTTAATTGTGCAGCATTTAAAATGTCTCAAACTGGCTCTGTTTGATCTACTAAACTATATATTTCATCAAAACCTTCAGAAGCCTTTGCGTCTTTTAAGCCCAATTTACTTAAATATTCTAATATTCTAAATGATTCAGGCGTTGCTGTATATAGTTGGAAAATATTGCTTATTTTCCCTATGTTTTTTACTTTCAATTGTGTATTTTCACTGTTATCTGTATTTATTTCTATCTTGCCAGAGTTTGAATCATATTTGAATGCGCCAGCAGATGATGTATTAAAGTTGAAAAATAGTGTAATTCCGTTCTTTTTAACAGAGCTATCACCTAATATAAATGGAATTAGACCTTGTAAAACTTTTTCTTGCTCTTCTTTTCTATTAATGTTTTTTAATGCATTTGTGCTAATTATTGGTTTAGCTTGGCCATCTTTTGACACGGATAATAACACATAGTTATCTGGGTTTGCGAATTGCTGTAAGTACCATTCAAAAGCCCCAATTACAGTTTCATCTAATTTTGAACCACTTGAAGCATTTAACAAATCATTGCCAATTTTGGCACTAGCAATAAGTCCAGGAGTGTATTTAGAAACTCCTTCAGCCTTTTTGAATGATATATAGTTAAGCATTTTATCATTAGCATCAATAACTTTATTGTTTGTAGTCAAGAACCCAGTTACATTGGCAGTTAAAATTGCACAAGGAACTATGCCAGCAGTAGAAAGAACAGCACCTAACGAACGACTTCCGACTGACGAAA
Proteins encoded in this window:
- a CDS encoding CvpA family protein — translated: MKIIESLENIAFNSWSILIPIILVIFIVILAIFSGLRRGIYGGLIILLFGLSGWIIGIFAAKPLVDVIVIKTKITLPGNKQIDAEILRKMFYGIAMFVIQILFLIVGEIISLLLRKWIRKPLKNMRENKVSSVGSRSLGAVLSTAGIVPCAILTANVTGFLTTNNKVIDANDKMLNYISFKKAEGVSKYTPGLIASAKIGNDLLNASSGSKLDETVIGAFEWYLQQFANPDNYVLLSVSKDGQAKPIISTNALKNINRKEEQEKVLQGLIPFILGDSSVKKNGITLFFNFNTSSAGAFKYDSNSGKIEINTDNSENTQLKVKNIGKISNIFQLYTATPESFRILEYLSKLGLKDAKASEGFDEIYSLVDQTEPVWDILNAAQLKFNMNPSYRIKVYDREYVKRMKDILFDLFEKNTGGKFKYDREELNEEKMKSWVTIQTIHQKIYWIVSSVIDNVFITPENVSN
- the parE gene encoding DNA topoisomerase IV subunit B — encoded protein: MSNSNYDASSIQQLKGLEAVRKRPGMYIGSTDVNGLHHLIWEIVDNSIDEALAGEANEIAVILKNDGSVVVSDNGRGIPVGKTPSGKSAVELVFTELHAGGKFNEGAYKTSGGLHGVGSSVVNALSNKLKCLVYRDKHIYETIFENGDNIVQKTHIIGSTNKRGTLIQFWPNYEIFKKAKFNFETIAERLRESSFLISNLSIKLLDEQSGKSEEFKYSNGIKAFVEFINDSKTALFNVYSFKTVVNEIEIECGFQYTDGFNETILSFVNNVKTRDGGTHEIGLKSAITKTFNDFALDEKVLKGKNTFDGEDVREGLTVVLSVKIPEKFLEFVSQTKDKLGTPEAKSAVEEAVSKNLKTWITENKQIAKKILDKIKRASDSRESARKARLEARKTKSALKERQILSGKLTPAQTKNVKEKELFLVEGDSAGGSAKSGRDRKFQAILPLRGKVINTEKARLIDILKNEEINTIINAIGAGIGVDFDINKIQYDKVIIMTDADTDGAHIQILLLTFFFRHMRKLIEEGKVYIALPPLFKLSINKAQKKILYAWDEDELKELLQSKMKGAEVQRYKGLGEMNADQLWETTMNPKTRTLIQVRIQDAALAERRVSTLMGDNVDSRKEWINKNVNFTMEDDFEI